A genomic region of Arachis stenosperma cultivar V10309 chromosome 9, arast.V10309.gnm1.PFL2, whole genome shotgun sequence contains the following coding sequences:
- the LOC130949107 gene encoding uncharacterized protein LOC130949107 produces the protein MADNGVHQLTQAKLLAQMAELQAEVKRLAGLSTQNSANKHDEKGPTKGSTGLLSVNPPKEKLTLDNPFSEEITNHQMPKNFMLPSSLEPYKGIGDPQAHIKKFQSMIFFNGPNNEPVLCRAFPTYLDDAVLLWFSKLPAGSISSFEELAKSFIDYFSVARIYVHRSDYLGTICQGPQESLKDYLTRFTEAIMEIPDLDPAVRLRALKAGLRPGKFRETIAITKPKTLEEFRERAAGQMEIEELREANRTERKPRREEDRMPRSANNKELGKPFKLTAKFDNYTRFNTRRERIIKEILNAKIIKPPPRAGSYQDQRFMDKSKHCAFHQKYGHTTDECVIAKDLLERLARQGLLDKYIEGMKHKESDRDKEERQQTTGNKEANKWSNNTPPKGVINCISGGFTGGGETTSARKRSYRAMLAIEGTTPHSNKHVPDLKITFNQEDICSAAPNLDDSVVISIQTGELLVRKVLLDPGSSADVLFYSTFLKMKLSKKLMQPSSGELVGFSGERVPIKSYIWLKTTMGEDSLSQTIDIQ, from the coding sequence ATGGCCGACAACGGAGTCCACCAGCTCACTCAAGCCAAACTCCTGGCTCAGATGGCCGAATTACAAGCAGAAGTCAAACGGCTCGCTGGGTTGTCCACCCAAAACAGTGCCAACAAGCATGATGAGAAGGGCCCAACCAAAGGCAGTACAGGCCTACTAAGTGTCAACCCACCAAAAGAGAAGCTTACCTTAGACAACCCTTTTTCGGAGGAAATCACCAACCACCAGATGCCAAAGAATTTCATGCTACCCTCTTCGCTTGAGCCATATAAGGGGATTGGTGACCCTCAGGCTCATATTAAGAAATTTCAATCTATGATATTTTTCAATGGCCCTAACAATGAACCTGTTCTTTGTAGAGCTTTCCCTACCTACCTCGACGACGCTGTATTACTGTGGTTTTCAAAATTACCTGCAGGGTCGATCTCTTCCTTTGAAGAACTGGCGAAGTCCTTCATAGACTACTTCTCCGTAGCACGGATATACGTACATAGATCAGATTACCTCGGCACCATCTGCCAGGGTCCCCAGGAAAGCCTGAAAGACTATCTGACCAGATTCACAGAAGCAATAATGGAAATACCTGATCTGGACCCCGCTGTCCGCCTACGTGCCCTCAAGGCCGGCCTCCGACCCGGAAAGTTCAGAGAGACGATAGCAATCACCAAGCCGAAGACATTAGAGGAGTTCCGGGAGAGAGCAGCTGGACAAATGGAGATTGAAGAACTACGTGAGGCCAACAGAACAGAAAGAAAACCTAGAAGGGAGGAAGACAGAATGCCAAGGTCGGCGAACAACAAAGAGCTCGGCAAACCGTTCAAGCTCACCGCAAAATTCGACAACTACACCAGATTCAACACAAGGAGGGAAAGGATAATCAAAGAAATACTCAACGCTAAAATCATAAAACCACCACCAAGAGCTGGGAGCTATCAAGACCAGAGATTTATGGACAAAAGCAAGCATTGTGCCTTCCACCAGAAGTACGGACACACAACCGATGAGTGCGTAATAGCCAAAGACCTATTGGAAAGATTAGCTCGGCAAGGCCTCCTAGATAAGTACATCGAaggaatgaaacataaagagaGCGATAGGGACAAAGAAGAGCGCCAACAGACCACAGGAAACAAGGAAGCCAACAAATGGTCAAACAACACCCCACCTAAAGGGGTTATCAACTGCATATCCGGAGGATTCACCGGGGGAGGCGAAACAACTTCGGCGAGAAAACGTAGTTACCGCGCAATGCTGGCAATCGAAGGAACAACACCACATAGCAACAAACATGTACCGGACCTAAAAATCACCTTCAACCAGGAGGACATATGCTCGGCAGCACCAAACTTGGACGATTCCGTGGTAATTTCTATACAAACAGGCGAATTACTGGTAAGAAAAGTCCTTTTGGACCCAGGTAGCAGTGCAGATGTTCTTTTTTACTCTACTTTCCTAAAAATGAAATTATCCAAAAAACTAATGCAACCCTCATCTGGAGAATTGGTAGGATTCTCTGGAGAAAGGGTCCCGATTAAGAGTTACATATGGTTAAAAACAACGATGGGAGAGGACTCATTATCACAAACCATCGATATACAATAG
- the LOC130947506 gene encoding E3 ubiquitin-protein ligase CHIP, translating into MGPSGGALSAAAKQAEQLRIDGNAYFKKDRFGAAIDAYTEAITLCPNVPVYWTNRALCHLKRHNWERVEEDCRRAIQLDNHSVKAHYMLGLALLQKQEHTKGIRELEKALDLGRGANPKGYMVEEIWRELARAKYQEWERTSSKRSWDLQSLKEACESALKEKHSLDMSHMEGFLDDATTSQLEQLEALQRVFSKAAEGDAPTEVPDYLCCRITLDIFHDPVITPSGITYERAVILDHLQKVGRFDPVTREPLDPSQLVPNLAIKEAVQAYLDTHGWAYKV; encoded by the exons ATGGGGCCAAGTGGTGGTGCCTTGTCAGCGGCGGCGAAGCAAGCGGAGCAACTCAGAATAGATGGCAACGCTTACTTCAAGAAAGACCGTTTCGGTGCTGCCATCGATGCCTACACAGAG GCAATTACTTTGTGCCCTAATGTTCCTGTGTATTGGACGAACCGTGCTCTCTGCCATCTTAAGCGCCA TAATTGGGAGAGAGTGGAAGAAGATTGTCGGAGAGCGATTCAGCTTGACAACCATTCGGTTAAG GCTCACTATATGTTGGGACTTGCATTGCTACAGAAACAAGAACATACCAAGGGTATCAGAGAATTAGAGAAG GCTTTGGATCTTGGGAGAGGCGCCAATCCCAAGGGCTATATGGTAGAAGAAATATGGAGAGAGCTTGCAAGAGCAAAATACCAAGAGTGGGAACGGACATCCTCCAAGCGATCGTGGGATTTGCAGAGCTTGAA GGAAGCTTGCGAGTCTGCTCTAAAGGAAAAACACTCTCTTGATATGTCCCACATGGAAGGATTTTTAGATGATGCTACCACTTCTCAATTGGAACAGTTAGAGGCTTTACAAAGAGTCTTCAGTAAAGCTGCAGAGGGTGACGCACCTACTGAG GTGCCAGATTACTTATGCTGCAGAATCACACTTGATATTTTTCATGATCCCGTAATCACTCCGAGTGGAATTACATATGAGAGGGCAGTGATTCTTGATCATTTGCAGAAG GTTGGTAGATTTGACCCTGTGACGCGAGAACCACTGGATCCATCACAACTAGTACCGAACTTGGCCATTAAGGAAGCAGTGCAGGCATACTTGGACACACATGGGTGGGCCTACAAggtttaa